The Ipomoea triloba cultivar NCNSP0323 chromosome 14, ASM357664v1 region GGTTTACACTCCCTCATGGAAGGGAGCGGATTTGAGTCTCCGTGGATTTAGGTTACCGATGCTCTTTACTAAATCACCTAATCATGTCTTCTTGGCAAAGCATTAAGCATTCtggtatactaaaaataatttgttgCAATCAGATTTTGTTTCaataatccattaaaaaaaaaagtattttcattgttttctGAACATAATCTTGGACTTAATacgtttttaatttttatttatacacTATAACTTATTATCTGTTTCAACAACAATGTCAACCCTAATTGGGATGTGACTAGAAtttgaaatctttttttttattataaaaaataatagtaatgttATTAGATGACAAGCTAACTTAGTTAAACTTAATAATAGCTTCCcaactaattaaaaatgtataatttacaGGTTCTCCCCCAGCCAAAGGAAAGCGAAAACGAAATCTCAAGATTGTTATTATAACAGGTAATATGTTTGCCTCCCCTTTTATTACTATTTACAAGTGTATCAGCAGTTAATGtatcattttctcttcttcttctccttttccccaaaatattttctaaatataaagTACTTAACATACTTGCCTTCTCACACATGCAATTAGAGATGTATTGTGTAGGTAACCAATCAACTTGGTCAGACTTAATAACCATAAGACTCTAAGTTGAACTTCTTGTAAAGCTGTCTAAtaactttttttgtttgaattgatCAACTATGACTTAtgggtaatatatatatagattgattCACCTTCTTGTGGTCTTTTATCGGTTAAGTTTAGAAAGAGGGATTCACCCAGAGTCCACCTTAACGACTGTGAGTTTTCCTGTAAATCAAACAGATACATTGTGCAAACCAATATAGGAAGCATTACTCCATTAACTTTATTTGATGTAAAattgatttgtttttaaaattattttttgcagCTGCTTGTGTTGGTGGGATTGCAATATTTGTCATCCTTATGCACTTCCTCAGAAAGAGATATTTCTTTGGACAAATTTGGAATTTGATCAGAACTAAAACATATAACGAGCAAAGGTTGGAGAGCTTTCTAATGACTACTTATGGATCACTTGCTACAAAAAGGTACAATTATTCAGAAGTTAGAAAAATGACAGAGTCCTTCAAGAATCAACTCGGTCAAGGAGGCTATGGTTGCGTATACAAAGGAAAGATGCATGATGGGAGTCTTGTGGCAGTTAAGGTTTTGAAGGATCTAAAAGATGGTGAAGAAGAGTTTATCAATGAATTAGGGAGTATTATTAGGACATCTCATGTCAATGTTGTCACACTAAAGGGATTTTGTTTCGATGGTCGGAAAAAAGTGCTCATCTACGAGTTCATGAGTAATGGATCTCTTGAGAGGTTTATTTACGGGAACAAGAGTTTCATAGGTCGTCAACTGGAATGGAAAGTTTTGTACAAAATAGCAATAGGAATAGCCCGAGGGCTAGAGTACTTGCATCGTGGGTGCAACACTCGAATTCTACATTTTGACATAAAACCCCATAATATTCTTCTTGACGAAGACTTTTGTCCTAAAATCTCTGATTTTGGTCTTGCTAAGCTGTGCACAAATAAAGACAGCATTCTGTCGTCAGTGATCGGTGCACGGGGAACAGTTGGATACATTGCTCCAGAAGTCGTATGCAGAAGTATTGGTGGAATTTCTTACAAGTCGGACGTCTACAGTTATGGGATGATGGTACTTGAGATGGTCGGAGGAAGAAGGAATTTCGATGTTGAAGTTAGTCACACAAGTGAGATGTATTTTCCATATTGGATTCATTCACGGCTGAAATTACAAGATCTTGAACTCCATGGAATCACACAAGAAGAAGATGATAAATGTGTAAGAAAGATGATAATTGTTAGTTTGTGGTGCATACAATTAGATCCTGCAAGCCGGCCATCAATGTCTAGGGTTGTGGAGATGTTAGAAGGAAACCTGTCCAATTTGGAGATCCCTCCCAAACCCTACTTTTCTTCTCCTACAAGATCAGAGAGGTATAGCCTACAACATGAATTTTTGGATTCTGTAATATAATATGCTTCAATTCTCATACTGTAAAGGGGTTGGGTGTTTGATTCTTTCCTTGATACCTAAATCCCTTGTTTAGATGGTTAGATCATACtattatttccatttttggtcatactgttattagggcattgccaattttagtccactttattaatttttgccacattgcgaccagtcttatttagtccttgccacttttagtccatcgttaaaatttttgtcaaataaccgtccaaaacaggggtattttggtcttttcatgctttgatcatctccttaaccctttgcagtaattttccttacacattttcatctaatgaagaggtccgacgaaagccatgactttgtaatatgactcacatggctttcgctggacctcttcattggatgaaaatgtgtaaggaaaaccactgcaaagggtcaaggaaatgaccaaaacatgaaaagaccaaaaatacccctgtttaggACGGCCacttgacgaaaattttaa contains the following coding sequences:
- the LOC116004730 gene encoding LEAF RUST 10 DISEASE-RESISTANCE LOCUS RECEPTOR-LIKE PROTEIN KINASE-like 2.4, which gives rise to MAKKPSFFTLFLILCHILLLHCFAQTQDDEHEPDECPEEFPCGTLGVLRFPLTQSSRPDCGLLRLDCDAKPYPRIESGGKAYDAKFHDGSSILLLDPNLRNFLDTKSCQFSRNFSSIRKSFQTTLSITYVRTPVQTLFNCSDNNTADGYQSYGCEGFTVYYRDPYTTNMSQDTGYVHRLPPNCSLIQFPAQDEADDVAGEKFFTLTSEFYLTWSLTGDCAKCFGSGGRCLTQTETNEFNCLVSIGSPPAKGKRKRNLKIVIITAACVGGIAIFVILMHFLRKRYFFGQIWNLIRTKTYNEQRLESFLMTTYGSLATKRYNYSEVRKMTESFKNQLGQGGYGCVYKGKMHDGSLVAVKVLKDLKDGEEEFINELGSIIRTSHVNVVTLKGFCFDGRKKVLIYEFMSNGSLERFIYGNKSFIGRQLEWKVLYKIAIGIARGLEYLHRGCNTRILHFDIKPHNILLDEDFCPKISDFGLAKLCTNKDSILSSVIGARGTVGYIAPEVVCRSIGGISYKSDVYSYGMMVLEMVGGRRNFDVEVSHTSEMYFPYWIHSRLKLQDLELHGITQEEDDKCVRKMIIVSLWCIQLDPASRPSMSRVVEMLEGNLSNLEIPPKPYFSSPTRSERYSLQHEFLDSVI